In a single window of the Streptomyces sp. HUAS ZL42 genome:
- the tsaE gene encoding tRNA (adenosine(37)-N6)-threonylcarbamoyltransferase complex ATPase subunit type 1 TsaE, with protein MEPPAAPHSPADIELTVTSPDQMRELGRRLAKLLRAGDLVMLSGELGAGKTTLTRGLGEGLGVRGAVTSPTFVIARVHPSLGGGPPLVHVDAYRLSGGLDEMEDLDLDVSLPESVIVVEWGEGKVEELTEERLQVVIHRAVGDTTDEVRHVTVSGLGERWASVDLTVLAA; from the coding sequence ATGGAACCACCAGCAGCACCGCACAGCCCGGCTGACATCGAGCTGACCGTCACCTCGCCCGACCAGATGCGCGAGCTGGGCCGCCGCCTGGCCAAGCTGCTGCGCGCCGGCGACCTCGTGATGCTCAGCGGGGAGCTCGGCGCGGGCAAGACGACGCTGACCCGCGGGCTCGGCGAGGGCCTCGGTGTCCGTGGCGCTGTCACCTCCCCGACCTTCGTGATCGCCCGTGTGCACCCCTCCCTGGGCGGCGGCCCGCCGCTCGTGCACGTCGACGCGTACCGGCTCTCCGGCGGCCTGGACGAGATGGAGGACCTCGACCTCGACGTCTCGCTGCCCGAGTCCGTGATCGTCGTGGAGTGGGGCGAGGGCAAGGTGGAGGAGCTGACCGAAGAGCGGCTGCAGGTCGTCATCCACCGGGCCGTGGGAGACACGACCGACGAAGTGCGGCACGTGACCGTGTCGGGGCTCGGGGAGCGCTGGGCGTCGGTCGACCTGACGGT
- a CDS encoding alpha/beta fold hydrolase, whose protein sequence is MSESSVEAVAAVASATGAAAGNWRRATGIAGAAIGVVAAGAAAGVAIERMTVGRGMRRKARLALDSAGPYGGLRGTPGKAYADDGTELYYEVDDVEPEGGLAPRRRRLFGRKAPLPVTVVFSHGYCLSQDSWHFQRAALRGVVRTVHWDQRSHGRSGRGVAQVQDDMPVTIDQLGRDLKAVIDAAAPDGPLVLVGHSMGGMTVMALAALYPELIRDRVVGTAFVGTSPGRLGEVNFGLPVAGVNAVRRVLPGVLKALGQQAALVEKGRRATADLFAGIIKRYSFASRDVDPAVARFAERMIEGTPIDVVAEFYPAFTDHDKTEALACFTDMPVLVLAGIGDLVTPSEHSEAIADLLPDAELVLVPDAGHLVMLEHPEVVTDRLADLLTRAGAVPAGANVSGYGTTSSTAQPG, encoded by the coding sequence GTGAGCGAGAGCAGCGTGGAGGCCGTCGCGGCCGTCGCCTCCGCCACGGGGGCGGCAGCCGGCAACTGGCGCAGGGCGACCGGCATCGCGGGCGCCGCGATAGGCGTCGTCGCCGCGGGCGCGGCCGCCGGTGTGGCCATAGAGCGGATGACGGTCGGCCGGGGGATGCGGCGCAAGGCACGCCTCGCCCTCGACTCGGCCGGACCGTACGGCGGCCTGCGCGGCACCCCCGGCAAGGCGTACGCCGACGACGGCACCGAGCTGTACTACGAGGTCGACGACGTCGAGCCGGAGGGGGGACTCGCACCGCGCCGACGACGGCTCTTCGGGCGCAAGGCGCCGCTCCCCGTCACCGTCGTCTTCAGCCACGGCTACTGCCTCAGCCAGGACTCCTGGCACTTCCAGCGGGCGGCGCTGCGGGGCGTCGTACGGACCGTGCACTGGGACCAGCGCAGCCACGGGCGGTCCGGGCGTGGGGTGGCGCAGGTCCAGGACGACATGCCCGTCACCATCGACCAGTTGGGGCGCGACCTGAAGGCCGTCATAGACGCCGCCGCACCGGACGGGCCGCTCGTGCTCGTCGGGCACTCCATGGGCGGGATGACCGTCATGGCGCTGGCCGCGCTGTATCCGGAGCTGATCCGCGACCGGGTCGTCGGCACCGCCTTCGTCGGTACGTCGCCGGGCCGGCTCGGCGAGGTCAACTTCGGGCTGCCCGTCGCGGGCGTCAACGCGGTGCGGCGCGTACTCCCCGGAGTGCTGAAGGCCCTTGGCCAGCAGGCCGCCCTCGTGGAGAAGGGGCGCCGGGCGACCGCCGACCTGTTCGCCGGCATCATCAAGCGGTACTCCTTCGCCTCCCGGGACGTCGACCCCGCCGTCGCCCGGTTCGCCGAGCGGATGATCGAGGGCACACCGATCGACGTGGTCGCCGAGTTCTATCCGGCCTTCACCGACCACGACAAGACGGAGGCCCTCGCCTGCTTCACCGACATGCCGGTCCTGGTGCTGGCCGGCATCGGGGACCTGGTCACCCCCAGCGAGCACAGCGAGGCGATCGCCGACCTGCTGCCGGACGCCGAGCTGGTGCTCGTCCCGGACGCCGGGCACCTGGTGATGCTGGAACACCCGGAAGTGGTCACCGACCGCCTCGCCGACCTCCTCACCCGTGCGGGTGCCGTGCCCGCAGGGGCTAACGTGAGTGGCTATGGAACCACCAGCAGCACCGCACAGCCCGGCTGA
- the alr gene encoding alanine racemase produces MTEKAPLPTASLRARAEIDLAALRANVRTLRALAPGAALMAVVKSDGYGHGAIPCARAAVQAGATWLGTATPEEALALRERGGLPPGVRIMCWLWTPGGPWRQAVEADLDVSVSGMWALEEVREAARTAGRVARVQLKADTGLGRNGCQPGEDWAELVTEALRAERAGLVRVTGLWSHFACADEPGHPSIAAQLVRFREMLAYAEGQGLRPEVRHIANSPATLTLPEAHFDLVRTGIALYGISPSPEIGTPADFGLRPVMTLAASVALVKRVPGGHGVSYGHRYVTPGETTLGLIPVGYADGIPRHASGSGPVLVDGKWRTVAGRVAMDQFVVDLGGDEPRAGAEAVLFGPGDRGEPTAEDWAQAAGTIAYEIVTRIGTRVPRVYVNEEQDA; encoded by the coding sequence ATGACTGAGAAAGCACCCTTGCCGACCGCGTCCCTGCGGGCCCGCGCCGAGATCGATCTGGCCGCCCTGCGGGCCAATGTGCGGACCCTGCGTGCCCTCGCCCCGGGTGCGGCCCTGATGGCCGTCGTCAAGTCGGACGGGTATGGGCACGGGGCGATTCCGTGTGCCCGTGCGGCCGTGCAGGCGGGTGCCACCTGGCTCGGCACGGCCACGCCCGAGGAGGCCCTCGCGCTGCGTGAGCGGGGCGGGCTGCCGCCGGGCGTGCGGATCATGTGCTGGCTGTGGACGCCCGGCGGGCCCTGGCGGCAGGCCGTCGAGGCCGACCTCGACGTGTCCGTGAGCGGGATGTGGGCCCTGGAGGAAGTCCGGGAGGCGGCCAGGACCGCCGGCCGGGTCGCCCGCGTACAGCTCAAGGCCGACACCGGGCTCGGGCGCAACGGCTGCCAGCCGGGGGAGGACTGGGCCGAGCTCGTCACCGAGGCCCTGCGGGCGGAGCGTGCGGGGCTCGTCCGGGTCACCGGGCTGTGGTCGCACTTCGCGTGCGCCGACGAACCCGGGCATCCCTCCATCGCCGCGCAACTCGTCCGCTTCCGGGAGATGCTCGCGTACGCGGAAGGGCAGGGCCTGCGGCCGGAGGTGCGCCACATCGCCAACTCGCCCGCCACGCTGACCCTTCCCGAGGCCCACTTCGACCTCGTACGGACCGGTATCGCGCTGTACGGCATCTCGCCCAGCCCCGAGATCGGCACCCCGGCCGACTTCGGCCTGCGCCCGGTGATGACGCTGGCGGCGTCGGTGGCGCTGGTGAAGCGCGTGCCGGGCGGACACGGGGTCAGTTACGGGCATCGGTACGTCACTCCGGGCGAGACGACCCTCGGCCTGATCCCGGTCGGTTACGCGGACGGCATTCCGCGGCACGCCTCGGGCAGCGGCCCGGTCCTCGTCGACGGCAAGTGGCGGACGGTGGCCGGACGGGTCGCCATGGACCAGTTCGTCGTCGACCTCGGGGGGGACGAGCCCCGGGCCGGCGCGGAGGCCGTACTCTTCGGCCCCGGCGACCGCGGCGAACCGACCGCCGAGGACTGGGCGCAGGCGGCGGGCACCATCGCGTACGAAATCGTCACCCGGATCGGAACGCGCGTTCCCCGCGTCTATGTGAATGAGGAACAGGACGCGTGA